From the endosymbiont of Bathymodiolus septemdierum str. Myojin knoll genome, one window contains:
- a CDS encoding HlyC/CorC family transporter, translating into MESLSTSWLFVTLIGLILASAFFSSAETSMMAINRYRLKALAKTNKKAKRTQHLLGNLDYLIGTILLGNNLVNIFASSVATILAIKLWGEDSIVLASLALTFVILVFAETTPKTFAAKYPEKVALPASIIIEIFIKIFKPFVWLIAQFSKLILITFGVKDKDTRDEISSEELKMVVDNAKPIIASNYQKMLLNIIDLEKVKVEDIMIPKHELISIDINKPSEIIKQLQRTQHTRILTYDTSSDNITGVLHMRNVVNLYAKNAFSIENVLALVQEPYFVPEGTSLAHQLAHFQAQKRRLGLVVDEYGEVRGLIVLEDILEEIVGQFTSNQNESIEEIIKQKDGSYLVDPRVSIRELNALLSINLSADKAKTLNGLILEELQSIPKRDVSIKIDNVLLDIVQISDRTIKLVKLTKP; encoded by the coding sequence TTGGAATCACTTTCAACTTCTTGGTTATTCGTCACTTTAATAGGGCTAATCTTAGCCTCTGCTTTCTTTTCATCTGCTGAAACTTCAATGATGGCAATTAATCGCTATCGTTTAAAAGCCCTTGCCAAAACCAACAAAAAAGCCAAACGCACTCAGCACTTACTGGGTAATTTAGATTATCTAATTGGTACAATTTTATTGGGTAATAATCTGGTTAATATTTTTGCTTCCAGCGTTGCAACGATTTTGGCAATTAAACTTTGGGGGGAAGATTCAATTGTATTAGCATCGTTAGCACTGACCTTTGTGATTTTGGTCTTTGCAGAGACCACGCCGAAAACATTTGCTGCCAAATACCCTGAAAAAGTTGCCCTACCCGCCTCCATTATTATTGAAATCTTCATTAAAATTTTCAAACCTTTTGTTTGGTTAATTGCACAATTTAGTAAATTAATTCTTATAACCTTTGGCGTTAAAGACAAAGACACAAGAGATGAAATTAGTTCAGAAGAATTAAAAATGGTGGTGGACAATGCCAAACCGATTATTGCCTCAAACTATCAAAAAATGTTACTGAATATCATTGACCTAGAGAAAGTTAAAGTTGAAGATATTATGATTCCAAAGCACGAATTGATTAGTATTGATATTAACAAACCCAGTGAAATCATCAAACAATTACAACGCACACAACACACTCGTATATTGACTTATGATACATCAAGTGACAATATTACTGGCGTATTGCATATGCGTAATGTGGTCAACTTGTATGCCAAGAATGCGTTTAGTATTGAGAATGTTTTGGCATTAGTGCAAGAGCCATATTTTGTGCCAGAAGGCACCTCGTTGGCGCATCAATTAGCCCATTTTCAAGCACAAAAAAGACGCTTAGGCTTAGTCGTGGATGAGTATGGTGAGGTGCGTGGTTTGATTGTTTTAGAGGATATTTTAGAAGAAATTGTTGGTCAATTTACCTCTAATCAAAATGAAAGCATTGAAGAAATCATCAAACAAAAAGATGGCAGTTACTTGGTTGACCCAAGAGTCAGTATCCGCGAACTAAATGCTTTATTAAGTATCAATCTTAGTGCTGATAAAGCCAAAACCTTGAATGGGCTTATTTTGGAAGAATTACAGAGCATTCCAAAACGAGATGTTAGCATTAAGATTGATAATGTTTTACTAGACATTGTGCAAATCTCCGACAGAACCATTAAATTGGTTAAACTAACAAAGCCCTAA
- the gatB gene encoding Asp-tRNA(Asn)/Glu-tRNA(Gln) amidotransferase subunit GatB, giving the protein MEWETVIGLEIHAQLNTKSKIFSSASTQFGAQPNSQACAVDLGLPGVLPVLNKEAVNKGIKFGLSVGAHINQRNVFDRKNYFYPDLPKGYQTSQLDWPIVGEGQIDITIGNTVKTVGITRAHLEEDAGKSVHDMFDDYTAVDLNRAGTPLLEIVSEPDMRSAKEAVAYAKKIHALVQYIDICDGNMQEGSFRCDANVSIRPMGQEKLGTRAELKNINSFKFLEKAINLEVQRQQDILEDGGEVAQETRLYDSIKNETRSMRSKEEANDYRYFPDPDLLPIEIPDELLVEIKSQLPELPPEKKARFVKDFGLSDYDADVLTTQKPLADYFEAMLKGNEPNAKLCANWVMGELSAALNKEQIDIQASPVSAQDLSQLITRIGDDTISGKIAKDVFKAMWDGEGNVDEIINAKGLKQMSDTGEIESIVDEIIANNAPQVEQFKSGNEKILGFFVGQAMKATGGKANPKMLNEMLRLKLG; this is encoded by the coding sequence ATGGAATGGGAAACAGTTATTGGGCTTGAAATTCACGCGCAATTAAATACAAAATCTAAGATATTTTCATCAGCTTCTACGCAATTTGGTGCGCAGCCGAATTCACAGGCTTGTGCGGTTGACCTTGGCTTGCCGGGTGTGTTGCCAGTATTGAATAAAGAAGCGGTGAATAAAGGTATTAAATTTGGTTTATCGGTGGGTGCGCATATTAATCAACGCAATGTTTTTGATAGAAAAAATTACTTTTATCCTGACCTGCCAAAAGGCTATCAAACCTCGCAACTAGATTGGCCGATTGTGGGTGAAGGGCAGATTGATATTACCATCGGCAATACCGTTAAAACGGTTGGTATCACTCGTGCACACTTGGAAGAGGATGCGGGCAAATCAGTCCATGATATGTTTGATGATTACACTGCGGTGGACCTAAATCGTGCGGGCACACCGCTGCTGGAAATCGTTTCTGAGCCGGATATGCGTAGCGCTAAAGAAGCCGTCGCTTATGCGAAGAAAATTCACGCTTTGGTACAATATATTGATATTTGTGATGGCAATATGCAAGAGGGGTCTTTTCGCTGTGATGCCAATGTTTCTATCCGTCCGATGGGGCAGGAAAAACTCGGCACCCGTGCAGAACTTAAAAATATTAATTCGTTTAAATTCTTAGAAAAAGCCATCAATCTTGAAGTGCAAAGACAGCAAGATATTTTAGAGGACGGTGGTGAAGTAGCGCAAGAAACACGCCTGTATGACTCGATAAAGAACGAAACCCGTTCAATGCGTTCAAAAGAAGAGGCGAATGATTATCGCTATTTCCCCGACCCAGATTTATTACCGATTGAGATTCCAGATGAATTATTGGTTGAAATTAAGTCCCAACTGCCAGAGTTGCCGCCTGAAAAGAAAGCTCGTTTCGTTAAAGATTTTGGTTTGAGCGATTATGATGCCGATGTATTAACGACGCAAAAACCCTTGGCAGATTATTTCGAGGCAATGTTAAAAGGCAACGAGCCTAACGCCAAACTTTGTGCAAATTGGGTAATGGGAGAACTTAGTGCTGCGCTCAACAAAGAGCAAATAGATATCCAAGCATCGCCTGTTTCGGCGCAAGATTTATCACAGCTCATTACTCGCATCGGTGATGATACTATTTCTGGTAAGATTGCTAAAGATGTTTTTAAAGCAATGTGGGATGGCGAAGGCAATGTTGATGAAATCATTAATGCAAAAGGTTTAAAACAAATGAGTGATACCGGTGAAATTGAATCTATTGTTGATGAAATTATTGCCAACAATGCCCCGCAAGTTGAGCAATTCAAATCTGGTAATGAAAAAATATTAGGTTTCTTCGTTGGACAGGCGATGAAAGCAACGGGTGGCAAAGCTAATCCTAAAATGCTCAATGAAATGCTCAGGTTAAAACTTGGCTAA
- the asd gene encoding archaetidylserine decarboxylase (Phosphatidylserine decarboxylase is synthesized as a single chain precursor. Generation of the pyruvoyl active site from a Ser is coupled to cleavage of a Gly-Ser bond between the larger (beta) and smaller (alpha chains). It is an integral membrane protein.), translating into MIFLQYLIPQHALSGLMFRFARIENRWIKNKFTHWFVKSYQVDLSQANREKVEDYKTFNDFFTRSLKPDMRPIGKGLISPVDGVVSQAGSITNGDLVQAKDKKFTLKALLGNKQSFKDFTTIYLSPSDYHRIHAPLDGKLLKMDYIGGDLFSVNNQTTNSVNNIFARNERVVCYFDTYTIVLVGAIFVGSMDTVWHGQIITPPYGKQFSVDYSDKDISLKKGEELGRFNMGSTVILLSNTHQFDLKVGQAVKMGQSLD; encoded by the coding sequence ATGATTTTCCTACAATATCTTATCCCGCAACATGCTCTTTCGGGATTGATGTTTCGTTTTGCTCGCATTGAGAATCGATGGATTAAAAACAAATTCACCCATTGGTTTGTTAAATCTTATCAAGTAGATTTATCTCAAGCCAATCGTGAAAAAGTAGAAGATTATAAAACTTTCAACGACTTTTTTACGCGTTCTTTAAAGCCCGATATGCGCCCAATTGGCAAAGGTTTGATTAGTCCTGTGGATGGCGTGGTATCGCAAGCAGGCAGTATTACTAATGGCGATTTGGTGCAAGCGAAAGATAAAAAATTTACCTTAAAGGCTTTATTGGGTAACAAGCAATCCTTTAAAGATTTCACCACTATTTACCTATCTCCAAGTGATTATCACCGCATCCATGCACCGCTTGATGGAAAGTTATTAAAAATGGATTATATTGGCGGAGATTTATTTTCTGTCAATAATCAAACCACCAATTCTGTCAATAATATTTTCGCTAGAAATGAACGAGTGGTGTGTTATTTTGATACTTATACCATTGTCTTAGTTGGTGCAATTTTTGTCGGCAGCATGGACACTGTTTGGCATGGGCAAATAATAACACCGCCTTATGGTAAACAATTCAGTGTAGATTATAGTGACAAGGATATTAGCCTTAAAAAGGGTGAAGAATTAGGGCGTTTTAATATGGGCTCAACGGTCATTTTGTTAAGCAACACCCACCAGTTTGATTTAAAAGTTGGGCAAGCGGTTAAGATGGGTCAATCTTTGGATTAG
- a CDS encoding proline--tRNA ligase — protein MKSSQILIPMTKEVPNDAQIISHQLMIRAGLISKLASGLYSYLPMGLKVLKKVEQIIREEMNISNAQEVLMPVAQPAELWQESGRWEQYGAELLRFNDRHGRAFCLGPTHEEVITNLAGQYLNSYKQLPVNFYQIQTKFRDEIRPRFGVMRSREFIMKDAYSFHLNAESMQAEFEKMHATYCRIFERLGLDYRPVLADSGSIGGENSIEFHVLAESGEDEICFSNESEYAANIEKVAFSEQTATCLPSATEEEVLTKKKTSIEAVAEFLNVKKSDCVKTLIIKTKEGFKALALRGDHELNEIKVQNLYGEFELASDEEIKSLNLKKGFIGVKGLNIDLIVDYSAAVMCDFVCGANEWDKHLTGANWTDIKFKTADLRNAVAGDDSPDGKGQLVIKRGIEVGHIFQLGDKYAKAMNANVVGESGKSETMLMGCYGIGVTRVIAAAIEQNYDDRGIIFPASIAPFQVVIVPINYTKSTRVKKLTDDLYQQCLDAGIEVLLNDKKERAGIMFAESELLGIPHRLVLSDTHADNGNIEYKARNNPNKVEVPFSEVLSYIQAQLSE, from the coding sequence ATGAAAAGCAGTCAAATTCTTATTCCAATGACCAAAGAAGTGCCAAATGATGCACAGATTATTTCGCATCAACTTATGATTCGTGCGGGTTTAATTTCTAAACTGGCATCGGGTTTGTATTCTTACTTGCCGATGGGACTTAAAGTCCTAAAAAAGGTCGAACAAATCATTCGTGAAGAAATGAACATCTCAAATGCACAAGAAGTGCTGATGCCAGTGGCACAGCCTGCAGAGTTGTGGCAGGAGTCAGGGCGTTGGGAGCAATATGGAGCAGAGTTATTGCGCTTTAATGACCGTCACGGTAGAGCGTTTTGTTTGGGTCCAACGCATGAAGAGGTGATTACCAATTTAGCAGGGCAGTATCTTAATAGTTATAAACAATTGCCAGTGAATTTTTATCAAATTCAAACCAAATTCCGTGACGAGATTCGTCCGCGTTTTGGGGTGATGCGTTCGCGTGAATTTATTATGAAAGATGCCTATTCTTTCCATTTGAATGCGGAAAGTATGCAAGCAGAATTTGAAAAAATGCACGCTACTTACTGCCGTATTTTTGAACGCCTTGGTCTGGATTATCGTCCTGTGTTGGCGGATAGTGGCAGTATTGGCGGTGAAAATTCTATTGAGTTTCATGTCTTGGCAGAGTCGGGCGAAGATGAGATTTGTTTTTCTAATGAGTCTGAATATGCGGCGAATATCGAAAAAGTGGCGTTTTCTGAGCAGACTGCAACTTGTTTGCCAAGTGCAACGGAAGAAGAGGTACTAACTAAGAAAAAAACCAGCATTGAAGCCGTGGCTGAATTTTTAAATGTCAAAAAATCGGATTGCGTTAAAACTTTAATCATTAAAACCAAAGAGGGTTTTAAGGCTTTAGCCTTGCGTGGCGACCACGAATTAAATGAAATTAAAGTACAGAATTTGTACGGTGAATTTGAATTGGCAAGCGATGAAGAGATTAAATCTTTGAATTTAAAAAAAGGCTTTATCGGCGTGAAAGGTTTAAACATTGATTTGATTGTGGATTATTCAGCGGCAGTGATGTGTGATTTTGTATGTGGTGCCAATGAATGGGATAAGCATTTAACGGGTGCCAATTGGACAGACATTAAATTTAAAACAGCCGATTTACGCAACGCTGTTGCTGGTGACGATTCTCCAGATGGTAAAGGACAATTAGTCATTAAACGCGGTATTGAAGTTGGGCACATTTTTCAACTCGGCGATAAGTATGCCAAAGCCATGAACGCCAATGTCGTCGGCGAATCGGGAAAATCAGAAACAATGCTGATGGGTTGTTATGGTATTGGTGTTACTCGTGTGATTGCCGCTGCTATTGAGCAAAACTACGATGACAGGGGTATTATTTTCCCAGCCAGTATTGCGCCATTTCAAGTGGTGATTGTGCCCATTAATTACACCAAATCTACCCGCGTTAAGAAACTGACTGATGACTTGTATCAGCAGTGTTTAGATGCCGGTATTGAAGTGTTGCTGAATGACAAGAAAGAACGCGCAGGCATTATGTTTGCCGAAAGTGAATTATTAGGCATTCCGCATCGGTTGGTGTTGAGTGACACGCATGCTGATAACGGCAACATCGAATACAAAGCCCGAAACAATCCCAATAAAGTAGAAGTGCCATTTTCAGAAGTATTGTCCTACATTCAAGCTCAGTTAAGCGAATGA
- a CDS encoding site-2 protease family protein: MTDFQMILIAVIPVLFAITVHEVAHGWVANKCGDSTAKMLGRLTLNPAKHIDPIGTILVPAILYFTGSPFLFGWAKPVPINFNALKSPKQDMILVALAGPMSNFIMALLWLLLVMATLDMHSEFLLKMAGFGISINLVLGVFNLLPLPPLDGSRVVASLLPNKLAYEYNKLEAYGLYILLGLLFLGIFEKVILPIVQILQTFMLEASGLL, encoded by the coding sequence ATGACTGATTTTCAAATGATTTTAATTGCTGTTATTCCCGTACTTTTTGCAATCACCGTCCACGAAGTTGCACATGGCTGGGTCGCTAATAAATGCGGTGATTCAACTGCCAAAATGCTCGGCAGACTAACCCTTAATCCTGCTAAACACATCGATCCAATTGGTACAATTTTAGTGCCTGCAATTTTATATTTTACCGGCTCTCCATTTCTATTTGGCTGGGCAAAGCCTGTACCAATTAACTTCAACGCACTTAAATCCCCTAAGCAAGATATGATTTTAGTTGCGCTTGCTGGACCTATGTCTAATTTCATTATGGCACTATTATGGCTCTTACTTGTTATGGCTACATTAGATATGCACAGCGAATTTTTACTTAAAATGGCAGGTTTTGGTATTAGTATCAACCTTGTTTTAGGTGTGTTCAACCTGCTACCTTTACCGCCACTCGACGGCTCTCGCGTAGTTGCCTCTTTGTTGCCCAATAAATTAGCGTATGAATATAACAAGTTAGAGGCTTATGGTTTATACATTCTATTGGGTTTATTATTCTTGGGTATTTTCGAAAAAGTCATCTTGCCCATTGTCCAAATATTACAGACCTTTATGCTTGAAGCAAGCGGCTTACTTTAA
- the dnaJ gene encoding molecular chaperone DnaJ — translation MAERDYYEVLGVTKGTDAKAIKKAYKRLAMKHHPDRNKDNKAAAETKFKEIQKAYSILSDEQKRQAYDQFGHAGVDGSAGGNPFGGGGGGFSGGGFGDIFGDIFGGGRQQQQSNRGSDLRYDLEVSLKEAAESKTVQIRIPKNEKCDTCDGTGAKPGTSAKTCGTCHGQGQVHMRQGPFQVQQPCPQCKGAGQVISSPCGDCHGKGVVRRQKNLSVKIPAGVDNGNRIRVTGEGEAGMRGAPSGDLYVEIHVTPHNIFERHGNDLYCSVPIDFSTAALGGSVEVPTLTGKLKLKIPEGTQTGRQFRLKNKGVKVLQGHGTGDLICQVQVETPVNLNKNQKDLLVQFSGSCGKKQHPESDSFFGKMKSFLK, via the coding sequence ATGGCAGAAAGAGATTACTATGAAGTGCTAGGCGTTACAAAAGGCACGGATGCCAAGGCAATCAAAAAGGCTTACAAACGCCTGGCAATGAAGCATCACCCTGACCGTAACAAAGATAACAAGGCAGCGGCAGAAACGAAATTTAAAGAAATTCAAAAGGCTTATAGTATTTTATCTGACGAGCAAAAACGACAAGCTTATGACCAGTTTGGTCACGCAGGGGTTGACGGTAGTGCTGGTGGTAATCCCTTTGGTGGCGGTGGTGGCGGCTTTAGCGGTGGTGGCTTTGGTGATATTTTTGGTGATATTTTTGGTGGTGGTCGTCAGCAGCAACAGAGTAACCGCGGTTCGGATTTACGCTACGATTTAGAAGTAAGTTTAAAAGAGGCTGCCGAAAGTAAAACCGTTCAAATTCGTATTCCTAAGAACGAAAAATGTGACACTTGTGATGGCACTGGCGCTAAACCAGGCACCAGTGCAAAAACTTGTGGCACTTGCCATGGTCAGGGTCAAGTGCATATGCGCCAAGGTCCCTTCCAAGTGCAACAACCTTGTCCACAGTGTAAGGGCGCTGGTCAAGTCATTAGTTCACCTTGTGGCGATTGTCATGGAAAAGGTGTAGTTCGCAGACAAAAAAACTTGTCGGTGAAAATCCCTGCTGGCGTTGATAATGGCAATCGTATCCGCGTCACTGGCGAAGGTGAAGCAGGAATGCGTGGTGCTCCGAGTGGTGATCTATATGTAGAAATTCATGTCACGCCACATAATATCTTTGAACGACATGGTAATGATTTGTACTGTAGCGTACCAATTGATTTCTCCACGGCAGCACTTGGCGGTTCGGTTGAGGTGCCGACTTTGACAGGTAAATTGAAATTAAAAATCCCTGAGGGTACACAAACAGGTCGTCAATTTCGCTTAAAAAACAAAGGCGTTAAGGTCTTACAAGGTCATGGTACGGGTGATTTGATTTGCCAAGTGCAGGTTGAAACGCCCGTTAACCTTAACAAAAATCAAAAAGATTTGCTGGTGCAATTTTCAGGTTCGTGCGGCAAGAAACAACACCCCGAGTCAGACTCTTTCTTTGGTAAAATGAAATCATTCTTAAAATAA
- a CDS encoding protein adenylyltransferase SelO, with protein sequence MAKTTLDFASLGEDFFKPVETQPLKNSFIIHKNQTLYNKIGLDLDDATLLKVAAGEQTFQDTQPVASIYAGHQFGHFVAQLGDGRSCLIGQTNGYELSLKGAGKTPYSRGGDGRAVLRSSIREYLCSAAMQGLGIATTEALTLVSSETEVYRENIEPGAIVMRTAPSHIRFGHFELFASRGQKTEVKRLADFVIERHYPECQGDNKYVDFFAEVVKRTAKMIAGWQAQGFEHGVMNTDNMSILGLTIDYGPFGFLEIYDPHFICNHSDHEGRYAFDQQPGIGLWNVSRLADALHSLIDDKQVKAVLATYQQHLVRYYSSLMRQKFGLFEKDDNDNQLIGNFLSILYQHKKDYTNSLRNLSSLESLSNDKHYEAWLTIYQSRIEQDKNMKRIALMNAVNPKFILRNYLAEVAIRSAQDDKTYKEIDTLFNLLSNPFDNHLGFESYTNEAPAWAQNLEISCSS encoded by the coding sequence TTGGCTAAAACGACTTTGGATTTTGCATCTTTGGGCGAGGATTTTTTTAAACCCGTTGAAACGCAACCGTTAAAAAATAGCTTTATAATCCATAAAAATCAAACGCTTTACAATAAGATTGGTTTGGATTTAGACGATGCCACTTTACTCAAAGTTGCCGCAGGTGAGCAAACCTTTCAAGATACGCAGCCTGTTGCCAGTATTTATGCAGGACATCAGTTTGGACATTTTGTGGCGCAATTGGGCGATGGTCGTAGTTGCCTAATTGGGCAAACAAACGGATATGAATTATCACTCAAAGGTGCGGGGAAAACGCCGTATTCTCGTGGCGGGGATGGTCGCGCTGTCTTGCGTTCTTCTATTCGTGAATACCTCTGCTCTGCTGCCATGCAAGGATTGGGTATTGCCACCACTGAAGCTTTGACTTTAGTCAGTAGCGAGACCGAAGTCTATCGAGAAAATATTGAACCAGGTGCAATTGTGATGCGCACCGCGCCCAGTCATATTCGCTTTGGTCATTTTGAATTATTCGCTTCCCGTGGGCAAAAAACAGAAGTTAAAAGACTTGCTGATTTTGTCATTGAACGCCATTATCCCGAATGCCAAGGTGATAATAAGTATGTAGATTTTTTTGCAGAAGTGGTTAAACGCACCGCAAAAATGATTGCCGGTTGGCAAGCACAGGGTTTTGAGCATGGTGTTATGAATACCGATAATATGTCTATTCTTGGATTGACCATTGACTACGGTCCGTTCGGATTTTTAGAAATTTATGACCCACATTTTATTTGCAATCACTCTGATCACGAAGGACGCTATGCATTTGACCAACAGCCGGGTATTGGACTATGGAATGTATCGCGCTTGGCTGATGCATTACACAGTCTCATTGACGATAAACAGGTCAAAGCTGTATTAGCAACTTATCAACAACATTTAGTGCGTTATTATTCATCATTGATGCGTCAAAAATTCGGTTTGTTTGAAAAGGATGATAATGATAATCAACTGATTGGTAATTTTCTCTCTATCCTTTATCAACACAAAAAAGATTATACCAATAGCCTTCGCAACCTGTCCAGTTTGGAAAGTTTATCTAATGATAAACATTATGAAGCCTGGTTAACAATCTACCAATCTCGCATTGAACAGGACAAAAATATGAAGCGTATTGCGTTAATGAACGCAGTAAATCCTAAATTCATTTTGCGTAATTATCTGGCGGAAGTTGCTATTCGCAGTGCCCAAGATGACAAAACATACAAAGAAATAGACACCTTATTTAATCTGCTTTCTAACCCTTTTGATAATCATTTAGGTTTCGAATCTTATACCAACGAAGCCCCTGCTTGGGCGCAAAATTTAGAAATCAGTTGCTCTTCTTAA
- the eno gene encoding phosphopyruvate hydratase — translation MKITKIKAREILDSRGNPTIEADIILDNGTMGSAMVPSGASTGEREALELRDGDKSRYLGKGVLKAVAFINTEIADLLVGFDVADLGKIDQAMIDLDGTETKSRLGANAILAVSLAAAHANANALNKPLYDALNVKGDYQLPVPMMNIINGGEHANNSVDIQEFMIIPAGAPSFREALRYGAEVFHKLKAVLEAKGLNTAVGDEGGFAPDLASNEEAIKVILEAIEGAGFIAGKDIFIGIDAASSEFYENGTYNLASENRSLTSEEFVDYLADWVDKYPVISIEDGMDENDWNGWDLLTKKIGNKVQLVGDDLFVTNSKILKQGIDKNIANSILIKVNQIGTLTETFAAMEMAKKAGYTCVMSHRSGETEDTTIADLAVATGCGQIKTGSLSRSDRLAKYNRLLRIEEELGENAVYPGLSTFNHLN, via the coding sequence GTGAAAATTACAAAAATTAAAGCACGCGAAATTTTAGATTCCAGAGGCAACCCGACCATTGAAGCTGACATTATTCTTGATAATGGCACAATGGGTAGTGCAATGGTGCCATCAGGCGCTTCAACAGGTGAGCGAGAGGCGTTGGAATTGCGTGATGGCGATAAATCTCGTTATTTGGGCAAGGGCGTTTTAAAGGCAGTTGCTTTTATTAATACGGAAATTGCTGATTTGTTGGTAGGCTTTGATGTTGCTGACCTTGGCAAGATTGACCAAGCAATGATCGACCTCGATGGCACCGAAACCAAATCTCGTTTGGGTGCAAATGCAATTTTAGCAGTGTCCCTAGCGGCAGCACATGCAAATGCGAATGCTTTAAATAAACCTTTATATGATGCATTAAATGTAAAGGGCGATTATCAATTGCCAGTACCGATGATGAATATCATCAATGGCGGTGAGCATGCGAATAATAGTGTGGACATTCAAGAGTTTATGATTATCCCCGCAGGTGCACCGTCGTTCAGAGAAGCGTTGCGTTATGGTGCGGAAGTGTTTCATAAATTGAAAGCCGTTCTGGAAGCTAAAGGGCTGAATACTGCGGTTGGCGATGAGGGTGGTTTTGCACCAGATTTGGCATCTAATGAAGAGGCAATCAAAGTGATTTTGGAAGCAATTGAAGGGGCGGGTTTTATCGCAGGTAAAGATATTTTTATCGGCATTGATGCGGCGAGTTCTGAGTTTTATGAAAATGGCACTTACAATCTTGCCTCTGAAAATCGTTCATTAACTTCTGAAGAATTTGTGGATTATTTGGCGGACTGGGTTGATAAATATCCAGTGATTTCTATCGAAGATGGCATGGATGAAAATGATTGGAATGGCTGGGATTTATTGACTAAGAAAATTGGCAATAAAGTACAGTTAGTCGGTGATGATTTGTTCGTTACTAATAGTAAAATTTTAAAACAAGGTATTGACAAAAATATTGCCAATTCAATTTTGATTAAAGTCAATCAAATCGGCACTTTAACTGAAACTTTTGCCGCCATGGAGATGGCGAAAAAAGCGGGTTACACTTGCGTGATGTCACATCGCTCTGGTGAGACCGAAGACACCACGATTGCCGATTTAGCGGTGGCAACGGGTTGTGGTCAGATTAAAACAGGGTCGCTATCTCGTTCTGACCGCTTGGCAAAATACAATCGCCTACTTCGTATTGAAGAGGAATTGGGTGAGAATGCGGTTTACCCAGGTCTTTCAACTTTTAACCACCTGAATTAA